In one window of Mus pahari chromosome 3, PAHARI_EIJ_v1.1, whole genome shotgun sequence DNA:
- the LOC110318975 gene encoding olfactory receptor 5W2-like, with protein sequence MDRENCSSVHEFIFLGITNNPGQRVALFTTFLVIYLITLLANLGIIILIRMDTQLHTPMYFFLSNLSFCDFCYSTAIGPKMLVDLLAAEKSIPFFGCALQFLIFCVFADSECLLLAVMAFDRYQAISNPLLYTVNMSSMVCFMLMTGVYLVATTDGLIHTILAFRLCFCGSNEINHFFCDLPPLYLLSCSDIQVNELALFTVFGFIELSTISGVLVSYCYIILSVLKIRSAEGRFKAFSTCTSHLTTVAIFQGTMLFMYFRPSSSYSLDQDKMTSLFYTLVIPMLNPLIYSLRNKDVKESLQKLKMKMEF encoded by the coding sequence atggatagGGAAAACTGCTCCTCTGTGCATGAATTCATTTTCTTAGGGATTACTAATAACCCTGGCCAAAGAGTGGCCTTGTTCACTACATTTCTAGTTATTTATCTCATTACTCTTCTTGCCAATCTtggaataataattttaattagaatGGACACTCAGCTCCACACACCAATGTACTTTTTTCTCAGCAATCTCTCTTTCTGTGATTTTTGCTATTCCACAGCGATTGGCCCCAAAATGCTGGTGGATCTCTTAGCTGCAGAGAAATCAATTCCTTTTTTTGGCTGTGCTCTGCAGTTTTTGATATTCTGTGTCTTTGCAGATTCTGAGTGCCTACTGCTAGCAGTAATGGCCTTTGATAGATACCAGGCCATTAGCAATCCATTGCTCTACACAGTGAATATGTCTAGCATGGTGTGTTTTATGCTTATGACTGGGGTTTACCTTGTGGCAACAACAGATGGTTTGATACATACAATCCTTGCATTCCGTTTGTGTTTCTGTGGTTCTAATGAAATCAACCACTTCTTCTGTGACTTACCTCCACTTTACCTGCTCTCCTGCTCAGACATACAAGTCAATGAACTGGCCTTATTTACTGTTTTTGGTTTCATTGAACTGAGCACCATCTCAGGAGTTCTTGTCTCTTACTGCTATATCATTCTATCAGTCCTGAAGATCCGTTCTGCTGAGGGCAGGTTCAAAGCTTTCTCCACTTGtacctcccatctcaccacagtTGCTATTTTCCAGGGAACTATGCTTTTCATGTATTTTCGGCCAAGTTCTTCTTATTCTCTGGATCAAGACAAAATGACTTCACTGTTCTACACTCTTGTGATCCCAATGTTGAACCCTCTGATTTATAGCTTGAGGAATAAAGACGTGAAAGAGTCTcttcaaaaactgaaaatgaaaatggagttCTAA
- the LOC110318996 gene encoding olfactory receptor 5W2-like, protein MEVGNCSATEFLFLGITNNPVIKVVLFTTFLIVYLIILIENLGMIILIRMDHQLHIPMYFFLSHLSFSDVCYSTAVGPKMLLDLLAKSSNSITFLGCVLQFFIFCIFTDVECMLLAMMAFDRYKAISNPLLYAVDMSNKVCYQLLAVVYIVAIVDAVVHTTLTFRLCFCGSNEINHFFCDLPPLYMLSCSDIQVNELALFTVFGFIELSTISGVLVSYCYIILSVLKIRSAEGRFKAFSTCTSHLTAVAIFQGTMLFMYFRPSSSYSLDQDKMTSLFYTLVIPVLNPLIYSLRNKDVKEALQKLKTKTWF, encoded by the coding sequence atggaGGTTGGGAACTGTTCAGCCACTGAGTTCCTTTTCTTGGGAATTACCAATAATCCTGTGATCAAGGTGGTTTTATTTACCACTTTTCTGATTGTCTATCTCATTATTCTCATTGAAAATCTTGGAATGATAATTTTGATCAGGATGGACCATCAGCTTCACATCCCAATGTACTTTTTCCTCAGccacctctctttctctgatGTCTGCTATTCCACTGCAGTTGGACCAAAGATGTTATTGGACCTGCTTGCCAAGAGCAGCAATTCAATTACTTTTCTTGGCTGTGTTCTTCAGTTCTTCATCTTCTGCATCTTTACAGATGTGGAGTGTATGCTGCTGGCAATGATGGCGTTTGATCGGTATAAGGCAATCAGCAACCCTTTGCTATATGCAGTAGATATGTCCAACAAGGTGTGTTACCAACTTCTGGCTGTAGTTTACATAGTTGCTATTGTAGATGCTGTGGTACACACAACATTGACATTTCGTTTGTGTTTCTGTGGGTCCAACGAAATCAACCACTTCTTCTGTGATTTACCTCCACTATACATGCTCTCCTGCTCTGACATACAGGTCAATGAACTGGCCTTATTTACTGTTTTTGGTTTCATTGAACTGAGCACTATCTCAGGAGTTCTTGTCTCTTACTGCTATATCATTCTATCAGTCCTGAAGATCCGCTCTGCTGAGGGCAGGTTCAAAGCTTTTTCTACTTGCACCTCTCATTTAACTGCAGTTGCAATTTTCCAGGGAACTATGCTTTTCATGTATTTTCGGCCAAGTTCTTCTTATTCTTTAGATCAAGACAAAATGACCTCACTGTTTTATACCTTGGTGATCCCCGTGTTAAACCCTCTGATTTACAGCCTGAGAAACAAGGATGTGAAAGAGGCActccaaaaactgaaaacaaaaacttggTTCTAA
- the LOC110318992 gene encoding olfactory receptor 5W2-like: MQFIKQRRMEVGNCSATEFLLLGITNNPVIKVVLFTTFLVVYLITLIENLGMIILIRMNSQLHTPMYFFLSHLSFSDICYSTAVGPKMLVGLITKNNSIPFIGCAVQFFIFCIFTDAECVLLAVMAFDRYKAISNPLMYAADMSRVVCYQLLAVVYLVGMVDALTHTALTFHLCFCQSNEINHFFCDVPPLLLLSCSDTEVNELVIFTLFGFIELSTISGVLVSYCYIISSVLKIRSAEGRFKAFSTCTSHLTAVAIFQGTMLFMYFRPSSAYSLDQDKMTSLFYTLVIPMLNPLIYSLRNKDVKASVKKSLKSRISV, from the coding sequence ATGcagtttataaaacaaagaagaatggAGGTTGGAAACTGTTCAGCCACTGAGTTTCTTCTCTTAGGAATTACCAATAATCCTGTGATCAAGGTGGTTTTATTTACCACTTTTCTAGTTGTTTATCTCATTACTCTTATTGAAAATCTTGGGATGATCATTTTGATCAGGATGAATTCCCAGCTTCACACACCGATGTACTTTTTCCTCAGccacctctctttctctgatATCTGTTATTCTACTGCAGTTGGACCCAAGATGCTGGTGGGCCTTATAACCAAGAACAATTCAATTCCATTTATTGGCTGTGCTGTGCAGTTCTTTATCTTCTGTATTTTTACCGATGCTGAGTGTGTGCTACTGGCAGTGATGGCTTTTGACAGGTACAAGGCCATCAGCAACCCCTTGATGTATGCAGCAGATATGTCCAGAGTGGTGTGTTATCAGCTCCTGGCTGTGGTTTATCTGGTTGGAATGGTAGATGCTTTGACACATACAGCATTGACATTTCACTTGTGTTTCTGTCAGTCCAATGAAATCaaccatttcttctgtgatgttcctccTCTCCTATTACTATCTTGCTCAGATACAGAGGTCAATGAACTAGTCATATTCACCCTATTTGGGTTTATTGAGCTGAGCACCATCTCGGGAGTCCTGGTCTCTTACTGTTACATCATCTCATCAGTTTTGAAGATCCGCTCTGCTGAGGGCAGGTTCAAAGCATTCTCCACCTGTACCTCTCATCTAACTGCTGTTGCGATTTTCCAGGGAACAATGCTCTTCATGTATTTCCGGCCAAGTTCTGCTTATTCCCTAGATCAAGACAAAATGACCTCATTATTCTATACTCTTGTGATCCCCATGCTCAACCCATTGATTTACAGTCTCAGGAACAAGGATGTTAAAGCAAGTGTAAAAAAGTCCCTGAAAAGTAGAATTTCAGTTTAA